The genomic region ACAggaagatgaagaagaggaagaggatggtTTACTCCCTGGGATTCTAAATGACAACCTGCGCTTCGGCATGTTCCTGACAGAGCTCATTCTGATGGTCAGTGACACTGGGACGATAGCGTACGACCCGGTGGGAAATATATGTTACGTCGCATCCACATCTACTGAGGTCCCAAAGAATCACTCCAGCCTGGTGACCAAAGAGAACCAGATCTTTGTGGCAGGGGGTCTTTTCATCGATAAGCAAGACAAGGAGGAGGCCTTGACGTCCTACTTCCTGCAGGTGAGAAAGCTTTCAGATTCAGAGTGGCTGTTTTAGGgtttaaataaaaatgtctCAAACAAAAGAATGTATCATACAATGACAAATCAAGACTTGAAGAATGTATTATACAGCGACAAGTCATTCAGGACGTAAATAATGAAAATGGGTGTaggcagatagacagataaacagacagacagaaagacagagaagacaGACATTATATTGCTTTTGATATCCAGCTATGTCCAAAGCCAGCTGAAAGCTGTCTCTGTAGTACCTCAGCTGAATATCAACAACATGAGTGGTTACATGAGAAAAGAACCTTTGGTAATAACAATGTTTGGTAATTGCTCAGACTTGTTTTTGTTCTGTGACTCAGTTTGACCCGGTGAGTCGTGACTGGCTGGGGATGCCCTCCATCCCTGACGCCCGCTGCCTGTTTGGCCTAGCAGAGGCCGAGAACTCCATCTTTGTTGTGGGAGGAAAAGAGCTGAAGGAGGGAGAACATGCTCTGGACTCTGTCCTGATCTACGACCGTCAGTGAGTAAAGAGCTGTCCTGATCTGAACTGTCCTGATCATCCCGACTCACATACCTGAACATTCCATTGTGaatccatatttattttacatcATCAGTTTGTGTGCTATAAGCTTTATTGGagtattttgtttttcttttgtgcaGATCTTTCAAGTGGGGAGAGTCGGATCCTCTTCCCTACACAGTGTATGCTCATGGAACGGTGTCGCACAACGGAATGGTCTATGTCATTGGGGGCAAGTCTGAGAGCAAGTAAGTGTCCTTAGAACGGCCCTGGATTCAACAATTAGGGATGAATATGgaaacattaaaaaaagatcACATAACAGCTAGGATTTAGAGATGGGATCTTGACAAATATTCTGATATTGTGTCAACTGTGTAAGTACACAACATAACAAAAGAGCACAAGTGGGGTTCACTTACAGGCTTTGGAAAAGGAACTCTTTGCATCAATTCATAATTTTCTTCATCATTTCATCAAACACAGGAAGTGTTTGAAACGGGTCTGTGTATATGACCCGACGAAGTTTGAGTGGAAGGAGCTGGCCCCAATGAAAACCCCTCGTTCTCTGTTCGGCGCCGCTGTGCACAACGACAAGATCTATGTAGTGACTGGTGTTACTGATGACGGCTTGACCAGTAGCGTTGAGGTCTACGACATCGCCACTAACAAGTGagtgacaaaaaaaacacaacataagGAAGGGAAATTTCAGACTTGCTGATCATGAAAGCTAAAATGTGTAGGAAGAATGAATCTGTTGTCCCAGAATGGTAAATAAGCACTGCTCCACTTGTTCTCAGGTGGTCGGAGGGCGTAGAGTTCCCGCAGGAGAGGAGCTCCCTCAACCTCACCACCCTGGGCGGCGCACTCTACGCTGTGGGCGGTTTTGCCATGATGCCCAGCGAGGACAGCGAGAAGCTCGCTCCCACTGAGATGTACGACATCTGGAGGTGAGTGACTTAATTTTCCTTCTGAGATTCATtctaaaatacatacacacataaacacggaGGAGCTATAACAGATGAGGTTAAACAGgtttaaacataaacatgtagtTCGCAAGCAAGTCATCAAAGGTAATTCAATGTGTAGACATCAATTTGGATTAGGCACGTTGACACTATAGCAGAATTTAAACTGAACGGCAACTCCTTGAATCAGTTATCCAAAATGTTAAGTGTGGAGAGCTAATGGACTGTTGATGTAACCGTGGTAACCTTTCGCCTCTGGCAGGtttgatgaggaggagaggtgctGGAATGGCATGCTGAGGGAGATCAAGTACGCTGAGGGCGCCACGATTCTTGGGGTGCGACTCAACGTTCTGCGTCTTGACAAGCTGTGATCACCATGCCGTTGACTTCAGGGTGGTTGCAACATGTCAGGAACACAAAAGAACAACAGCAGTAATGGAGCGCGCAGGAGAGTCCACAGTCACAAGAGGCTGTGGAAATTTGGACTAGCATTATATTGTGCCTTGGCTTGAGTGGTAAAATGGCTTCCTAAATGTGCTCATCCACTTGTTTTAAACACATAACACTGGGGCAACATTTTGTTGCATGGGGCTGTTTAAATGATTCGTGAAACAAAAAGTTTGGAATATGAAGCTGCAGAAAGCATGATCTTCATGCTGGAGCTCCCTGTTAATGTTGTTCCCAGGTTCTaacagcagagggagagaaatagtcAAGTCATGTGGATTTGACAGGTTCTCTCTTGAAAATCATCTAATTTctgctacacaaataaaattgAAATTTGTGAAGGGAAATTACTTTTCATATGTATTTTCAAAACaataaaaatgtgtatgtgtgtatgagtgtgtcttTGCTATTTACTTACTAAGTTATATGAATATTTGGATAATGTGAAAATGAATATGTTGTGATTCTTAATTACTGTAAGTACACATTTTACTACCATGACAACATTGCATTAAACAAGACAAGaccatcttttaaaaaaacatgttgtgtgtgtgtgtgtttcttcttcACTGTTTACTCTTGATGTGCCAGCACATCATATGTATGACTGACCAGCAATGCAGCACTCCAAGTCCGATTCAAATCATGACGGAAAGCCTATAAACGCTACACCagtaatactactactactacttctactactactactacacacagatacacataaacacaaagtaaacaggggaaattatacATAATGAGAAAGATCATATTTAATTTGCATCTATGAAACAGTGGGAAGAACACTTATTTCAAAATTACATGGTATATTTTGTAATACAGTATACTTCTATTTTTCCTCTCTTGAACATATAGTTTTCAAATGAACACACATATGCCAGAATATATCGACCAATATTATTAGCACCTCTAGACATTACACACGTGGTGTTTCCAAACTCTAACACTTCTGTTAATATAACAAATTAACCACTTATTGAAACAAAAATATATGCACGGTCATAAACAAGATTATGGTTgttgaaaaacaaacaagtataggcctacaaacacacaatgtTAGCTGACTGAAATATTACTGGACTTGTGGAGTCATTGCAACAGGTAAAATAAAGAAGAATAGAAACAGATTTATTTGCATGTGATCTTCCAAATGATGCTAACACACTTTGGCCTCTCAACTTAAACAAAACTGCACGAGACTATTTGTGTCATTTCCTTATAGCCTCCAtgcttacagtatgtgtcatGTTTTACTTTTGGTCAGAAGACTCATAGCAATCTGCTCCACCTAGCATCAACAGCCCCACTCCTCATCATAATGTTTAGGGTATCTTGGAGTTACAGTATCCTCAGACAGAGTAACATACATATTGTTTGATGTGATTCAAATTTTGTCAAGATTGAATTTGTTTGGGAAAGGAGCTGTTCCACATTCTCTACATAAATACAACTGCCACCATAAATGTAAAGCACAACCACAATGTGTTGTCTTAAATGTAATCCTCTAAATATCTTTTGGGTTTATACAGTAACTGGTTTAGTAAGCTTTTTTCTCAATTTACAAATGAGAGCTACATACATATGAATATTATgtgcaacattattaaaaagAACACAAGATCAAATGGCAATAATTGGCATATTAAAGTGCTTATGGGCTGGAAATTCCTCAAACACAAAATATAGTTTCCTTCAAATATAATCCTAATCGAATCATTCATTTATGAATAAAATTATgttaaaatgcaaaaaaaaaatccaaattcaTATTCATAATACCGGTATTCCAAAGTAAGATTCCAAAACTCTGTAATGTGGATGATTAAACCTCCACAcagctacacatacagtagctgAGGATGAGTTCACACTGCATAATCTGCTTTTGCTAAATGAGCTGTGAATTCTGATACATCAGTGATTTGTCCATGATGCTTTGAGACCAAATATCAACTGTGTTTTTGTAAAAAACTTCACCGGCAAGCAGTTTCCAAATCCTCATAACATAAAAGCACTGGGAGTTGACAGTTAGCAATCTCTTCACTCAAGTCCACTTGACAGCACCAATCATTCTTTTGAGATTCTAAAATTAAGGTGTTCCCTAAAACAATCATACTTTTCTGCAATTGGAATTTGCCAGCAGCTGCAATATCAATAGTGTCCTTCATCTCTATTACTTAACCACAGGCTTCTGTCAGGCCTATCTCCAATAAATAGCACACATTGTCCTATTGCACAAAGTTAGCCTAATGTCTGTGCATTACAAATTTTGCAAAGCAACAAATTACAATTGCAGACTTAGTCATTATGCATCATGCTTTCTGACTTCACTAAATTTCAAGCAAAGTGCCATTACTAAAAGGCCAATTCGCTACTTTTGAGATGTGTTCATTTCATTTGAGTGCACCGCTTCAGCTTCACCATTACATGGCCTAAACTGTAAAAACAACTGTATGACAGCAAATGTAATGCTCCAAAAGATTCCATCTAGATCAATTTACAGACTAAACAATCATATAAAACTAACCGAAGGAGATGTGTATGGGTAAGTAACAAACCTAAAacaaaaaatagttttaaatgCTTAACATAAGCACTGCCATAACATAGCATACTGATTTCAGAAACTTGCCAACTTTCTGCTTATAGGCTCCCACATGCTTCATAGATGACACTGATCTACTGTTGCCAAAGTGAAAGCTCCGTGTAACAACCTTATAGTTTGGTACTGCTCTAAGGAAAATACACTCTTTAAAGCTGTTAACGGTTAAACAAGATTTAAGCCTGATAGACTTTTTAAGTCTAAAAGAGCATCTAAACTGCCAACAAAGGCATTGCATGCcattcaataacaaaatcaaaacaagCAATACATGCCATTCAGTAACAATTTCCAATTGCTCTGCACTGCAACAATCTCTTTTACATTCAAAACCCTGTGAATTTTACATTTGTCCTGAACATATGAAATGCAGATAGGAAATGTTTAAGATCTCACGATTAAACTGATTTGTGTGCTGACATACT from Alosa alosa isolate M-15738 ecotype Scorff River chromosome 1, AALO_Geno_1.1, whole genome shotgun sequence harbors:
- the klhl40a gene encoding kelch-like protein 40a is translated as MAVAGVDPVEQPRMYQQTLLQDGLCDLLENDKFVDCVLKVKDQEFRCHRLVLAASSPYFKAMFLSNLEESKKREIVLKDVDPSVMGMVLRYLYTSDINLTEQNVQDIFMVANMYQIPSIFSVCVSYLQSKLVLSNCLAIFRLGLLLDCPRLASDARDFICERYDLIVRDQDFHQLGPGELAAIITCDSLNVEKEEVVFESLMDWVSYDKQERLKDLPDLLHCVRFRLMSEDYFTNKVEGHKLIKPNTELKKQLQLIRDAQRGIFPKPMKSEKGQEDEEEEEDGLLPGILNDNLRFGMFLTELILMVSDTGTIAYDPVGNICYVASTSTEVPKNHSSLVTKENQIFVAGGLFIDKQDKEEALTSYFLQFDPVSRDWLGMPSIPDARCLFGLAEAENSIFVVGGKELKEGEHALDSVLIYDRQSFKWGESDPLPYTVYAHGTVSHNGMVYVIGGKSESKKCLKRVCVYDPTKFEWKELAPMKTPRSLFGAAVHNDKIYVVTGVTDDGLTSSVEVYDIATNKWSEGVEFPQERSSLNLTTLGGALYAVGGFAMMPSEDSEKLAPTEMYDIWRFDEEERCWNGMLREIKYAEGATILGVRLNVLRLDKL